One Setaria italica strain Yugu1 chromosome I, Setaria_italica_v2.0, whole genome shotgun sequence DNA window includes the following coding sequences:
- the LOC101773955 gene encoding uncharacterized protein LOC101773955 gives MRQYRSQLEQEVKKLQRQLEEEVDLHVALADAVTQNAVPVLKSSVKLPHKAQELLTNIASLESTVSKLEKELNDLYYQLCHERNERLLAENNQGCLPSTSSDDHQSLSTCTCTWEEHISSLRDLKFGGSESMRSTRQDLFPELDDDQDMGEDPEGQQIVSLNRLLEKHRDSSLNRLLEKHRDEEMQESFSMEKEGTEDEKLDVLSFEQSILKITSMKGGNLWNNPNELSEEMVRCMRNIFLRLSESSKIWPKASSDCSSSSAERLSGSTLASFSDSSIIPSMLRSPSVDSNHNDETMKEVRNFDPYKVNGKETRRDIGNYRSAAEVSWMSVGKDQLEYASEALKMFRFLVEQLSKVNPSSMNRDQRLAFWINLYNALIMHAYLAYGVPRNDIKLFSLMQKACYTVGGQSISAAEIEFVILKMKTPVHRPQLSLMLALNKFKITEDHKKYSIDEFEPLVLFGLSCGMFSSPAVRIFSAANVRLELQESLRDYIQATVSTNDRGKLLVPKLVQSYAKGAVEDSLLADWICHHLAPDQAAVIRDSSSQRKQRLLGVRSFTVLAFDSKFRYLFLPDSSGSHSQKLETKQSYKLPEPCSE, from the exons ATGCGGCAGTACAGGTCGCAGCTTGAGCAGGAA GTCAAGAAATTGCAGAGGCAGCTTGAAGAAGAGGTTGATCTGCATGTGGCGTTGGCAGATGCTGTTACGCAAAATGCTGTGCCTGTATTGAAGTCCTCTGTGAAGCTTCCACACAAG GCACAGGAGCTACTAACTAACATTGCTTCTTTAGAGAGTACCGTTTCAAAGCTTGAAAAAGAGTTAAATGATCTGTACTACCAACTTTGTCATGAAAGGAATGAAAGGCTACTTGCTGAAAACAATCAAGGATGCTTGCCATCTACATCCTCAGATGATCACCAGTCATTGTCAACTTGCACGTGTACATGGGAAGAA CACATATCATCGTTGAGAGACTTGAAGTTTGGAGGATCTGAGTCAATGAGGTCAACGCGACAGGACTTATTCCCCGAGCTTGACGATGACCAGGATATGGGAGAAGATCCTGAAGGGCAACAGATAGTTTCTTTAAACAGGCTGCTAGAAAAGCACCGAGATTCTTCTTTGAATAGACTTCTTGAAAAGCACCGGGATGAAGAG ATGCAAGAATCTTTCTCCATGGAAAAAGAAGGCACGGAAGATGAGAAGCTTGATGTTCTATCCTTTGAACAGTCCATTCTAAAGATAACTAGCATGAAAGGAGGGAATCTTTGGAACAATCCAAATGAGCTCTCTGAGGAGATGGTCCGCTGCATGAGAAACATTTTCCTACGTTTGTCTGAATCGTCGAAGATATGGCCAAAGGCATCTTCTGATTGTTCGTCTTCCTCAGCAGAGCGTCTATCAGGCTCTACACTAGCATCTTTCTCAGATTCATCCATAATACCATCAATGCTACGGAGTCCTTCAGTTGATTCGAACCACAACGACGAGACAATGAAGGAAGTCAGAAACTTTGATCCGTATAAAGTTAATGGAAAGGAAACCCGAAGAGATATTGGAAACTATCGTTCAGCAGCTGAAGTATCTTGGATGTCTGTTGGAAAGGATCAACTTGAATATGCATCTGAAGCTCTGAAGATGTTCAG ATTTCTTGTAGAACAGTTGTCAAAGGTTAACCCTAGCTCCATGAATCGTGATCAGCGGCTAGCCTTTTGGATTAACTTATACAATGCTTTGATAATGCAT GCGTATTTAGCATATGGAGTTCCTCGAAATGACATCAAGCTTTTTTCTCTAATGCAAAAG GCCTGTTACACGGTTGGTGGCCAGTCCATCAGTGCAGCAGAAATAGAGTTTGTGATTCTAAAGATGAAGACCCCAGTGCATCGGCCCCAACTT TCTTTGATGTTGGCTCTGAATAAGTTCAAGATTACCGAGGATCACAAGAAGTACTCAATCGATGAATTTGAACCCCTTGTCTTGTTTGGACTTAGCTGTGGAATGTTCTCTTCCCCTGCT GTACGGATTTTCTCCGCCGCAAATGTCAGGCTGGAGCTCCAGGAATCTTTGAGAGACTATATTCAGGCGACTGTTAGTACGAATGACCGAGGGAAACTGCTGGTCCCAAAGTTAGTACAGAGCTACGCCAAGGGAGCTGTTGAAGACTCTCTGCTTGCAGACTGGATCTGCCATCACCTTGCACCTGATCAAGCAGCAGTCATCCGTGATTCTTCTTCACAGAGGAAGCAGCGGCTTCTTGGAGTGCGAAGTTTCACTGTTCTCGCGTTTGACTCGAAGTTCCGGTACCTCTTCTTGCCTGACAGCAGTGGCTCCCACTCCCAGAAGCTAGAAACAAAACAATCTTACAAACTTCCGGAGCCGTGTTCAGAATAG
- the LOC101773543 gene encoding uncharacterized protein LOC101773543 produces the protein MPPIAAASAPSSLLPLRIARQGIRGGQGWGERSLYGSQSRRATRGATISARASMNITCCANQTQTAQRKSYSGPTSPPSGSVKEKVKPRLDDGGVGFPPFRFGGGGGGGGGGGSSSSGGFILFVIVLLLDYLREFERNLQNGSRRGSDYDNGLAPQ, from the exons ATGCCTCCGATTGCGGCAGCGTCTGCGCCGAGCTCGCTTCTTCCGCTGCGCATTGCGCGCCAGGGGATTAGGGGAG GACAAGGCTGGGGAGAACGATCTCTGTACGGCTCACAGTCTCGGAGGGCTACGCGTGGCGCCACTATTTCTGCAAGAGCTTCCATG AACATAACCTGCTGCGCAAACCAGACACAAACTGCACAACGCAAATCGTATTCAGGACCTACCTCTCCACCATCAGGTTCAGTCAAAG AGAAGGTGAAGCCAAGGCTTGATGATGGAGGTGTCGGGTTCCCACCGTTCCGGttcggtggcggtggaggaggtggcggcggagggggcagcAGCTCCTCCGGTGGGTTCATCCTCTTTGTGATCGTCCTGCTCCTGGACTACCTGAGGGAGTTTGAGAGGAACCTGCAGAACGGGTCACGGAGGGGTAGTGACTATGACAACGGGCTGGCACCACAATAG